The following are encoded in a window of Pristis pectinata isolate sPriPec2 chromosome 1, sPriPec2.1.pri, whole genome shotgun sequence genomic DNA:
- the kcnj3a gene encoding G protein-activated inward rectifier potassium channel 1 isoform X4, with product MSALRRKFGDDYQVVTTLSSSSGFNQPPKKKRQRFVDKNGRCNVQHGNLSGETSRYLSDLFTTLVDLKWRWNLFIFILTYTVAWLFMASMWWLIAYIRGDLNKAHDDNYTPCVANVYNFPSAFLFFIETEATIGYGYRYITDKCPEGIILFLLQSILGSIVDAFLIGCMFIKMSQPKKRAETLMFSEHAVISMRDGKLTLMFRVGNLRNSHMVSAQIRCKLLKA from the coding sequence ATGTCCGCACTTCGAAGAAAATTTGGTGACGATTACCAGGTAGTGACCACCTTGTCCAGTAGTTCTGGGTTCAACCAGCCACCCAAGAAAAAGAGGCAAAGGTTTGTGGACAAGAACGGGCGTTGCAACGTACAGCATGGGAACCTGAGTGGCGAAACGAGCCGTTATCTTTCGGATTTATTTACTACATTAGTTGATTTGAAATGGCGctggaatttgtttatttttattctcacATACACTGTGGCTTGGCTTTTTATGGCGTCGATGTGGTGGCTAATCGCTTATATCCGCGGCGATCTCAATAAAGCTCACGATGACAACTACACCCCTTGTGTTGCCAACGTCTACAACTTTCCTTCTGCCTTCTTATTCTTTATTGAGACGGAGGCCACCATCGGGTACGGATACAGGTACATCACTGACAAGTGTCCAGAAGGCATCATTCTCTTTCTCCTACAGTCCATTCTGGGCTCCATCGTGGATGCATTCTTAATCGGCTGCATGTTTATCAAAATGTCTCAGCCCAAGAAGCGAGCAGAGACGCTAATGTTCAGTGAACATGCGGTAATTTCCATGAGAGATGGCAAACTGACTCTGATGTTTAGAGTAGGAAACCTCCGCAATAGCCATATGGTGTCCGCACAGATACGCTGCAAATTGCTCAAA